A genomic segment from Verrucomicrobiota bacterium encodes:
- a CDS encoding DUF4381 family protein produces MRLLEDSYRRSGLKSALQGFGPWTLVRPGLFAKQFYSNLVLIASITNLRVLRTPILFITFYSQTLAQEGLRPIRGPIVPGFWEENWYWAVPTILVSAVLLTFFVVWLLKRLNREKPMTPFEIFQDEEKEIQHLLISKKVEEIPARLSRVLREYIEAATGVRAPEQTTEEFLMEVKDGSQIPPGAVRNLNTFLSTLDEAKYARRTLDAAEIKSLVETAVQFVELNEQK; encoded by the coding sequence ATGAGGCTGCTGGAAGACTCCTACCGCCGAAGCGGACTGAAGTCCGCGCTCCAGGGATTCGGACCGTGGACTTTAGTCCGCCCCGGTCTCTTTGCGAAGCAGTTCTACTCAAACCTCGTTCTTATTGCATCGATAACGAATCTACGAGTTCTTCGCACTCCTATCCTATTCATTACCTTCTACTCCCAAACTCTTGCCCAAGAGGGTCTTCGTCCTATCCGCGGACCTATCGTTCCAGGGTTCTGGGAAGAAAATTGGTATTGGGCCGTGCCGACGATTCTGGTTTCCGCAGTCCTATTGACCTTCTTTGTAGTCTGGCTTCTAAAACGCCTGAATCGCGAAAAACCAATGACTCCTTTCGAAATCTTCCAAGACGAAGAAAAGGAAATCCAGCATCTTCTCATTTCCAAGAAGGTCGAAGAAATCCCAGCCCGGCTTTCCCGCGTTCTGCGAGAATACATTGAGGCAGCAACGGGAGTTCGAGCCCCTGAGCAAACCACCGAAGAGTTTCTGATGGAGGTCAAGGATGGAAGCCAGATCCCTCCAGGGGCTGTTCGGAATCTCAATACGTTTCTCTCGACTCTCGATGAGGCGAAATACGCTAGACGGACTCTCGACGCTGCTGAAATCAAATCATTGGTCGAGACCGCCGTCCAGTTTGTGGAGTTAAACGA
- a CDS encoding DUF58 domain-containing protein — MPDQEQKTRDILKKVRRLEIRTNRMVTDALSGAYHSVFRGQGMDFEEVREYAPGDEIRSIDWNVTARMDRPFVKIYREERELTLMLLVDLSASGSFGSESESKRELAAEIASVLAFAATKNNDKVGLLIFSDRIETYVPPRKGRSHILRVIREILFFEPEGKGTDLPDALDHMNRLLKRKAVVFVISDFLQGPDGRLPDPDNPRGDAVFRALSRTNRRHDLTTIFLSDEREHHLPPVGRITLEDLETGETVEIDTSSRRLRSNYEKENENRLTKMNRAFNQLGLGRLSLKTGEPYIHRLRRYLEGRGKRR, encoded by the coding sequence ATGCCTGACCAGGAACAGAAGACGCGGGACATCCTCAAAAAGGTCCGCCGACTTGAGATCCGGACCAACCGGATGGTGACCGATGCATTATCCGGGGCCTATCACAGCGTCTTCAGGGGACAGGGAATGGACTTTGAGGAGGTTCGTGAGTATGCACCAGGGGACGAGATCCGTTCAATCGACTGGAATGTCACCGCGCGCATGGATCGACCTTTTGTCAAAATCTATCGAGAGGAACGCGAGCTGACCTTGATGCTCCTTGTCGACCTGTCTGCTTCGGGATCTTTCGGATCGGAGTCCGAATCAAAAAGGGAGCTGGCGGCAGAAATCGCAAGCGTCCTCGCCTTTGCAGCTACCAAAAACAACGACAAGGTAGGCCTCCTCATCTTTAGCGATCGCATCGAAACTTATGTGCCTCCGCGCAAAGGGCGTTCCCACATCTTGCGGGTGATCCGAGAGATTCTCTTCTTTGAGCCCGAGGGCAAGGGAACCGACCTCCCGGATGCTCTCGACCACATGAACAGGCTGCTGAAAAGGAAGGCTGTCGTCTTTGTAATTTCCGACTTTCTCCAAGGCCCCGACGGTCGACTTCCCGATCCCGACAACCCTCGGGGAGATGCGGTGTTCCGAGCTCTTTCGCGAACCAATCGACGGCACGACCTCACAACGATCTTCCTCTCTGATGAACGGGAACATCATCTCCCACCGGTTGGGCGAATTACCCTGGAAGATCTGGAAACAGGTGAAACCGTGGAGATTGATACGTCGAGCCGGAGACTCCGATCCAATTATGAGAAGGAGAACGAGAATCGTCTGACCAAGATGAATCGGGCATTCAATCAGCTGGGGCTCGGAAGGTTATCCCTTAAAACGGGTGAACCCTACATTCACCGGTTGCGGCGTTACCTCGAAGGAAGGGGGAAACGGCGATGA
- a CDS encoding AAA family ATPase, giving the protein MSLTPEEIQKEVEETATWVPTLRDKIREVIVGQEYMIDRLIVGLLANGHVLLEGVPGLAKTLSVRTLATAIRADFSRIQFTPDLLPADVIGTLIYNPQTSEFQTRKGPIFANVVLADEINRAPAKVQSALLEAMQERQVTLGDETHHLPAPFLVLATENPIDQEGTYPLPEAQVDRFMLKLKVDYPEKKEELRILQEMATTKPNTTVDPVIGLEEILRARETVDKIYVDPKLQQYVVDLVFATRKPSEYGLDMDHFIQFGGSPRATISLVLAAKAWAFLQGRGYVTPHDIKTIGMDVLRHRIIPSYEAEAEGYSSEPIISRVFDTIAVP; this is encoded by the coding sequence ATGAGCCTAACACCCGAAGAAATTCAAAAAGAAGTCGAGGAGACTGCGACCTGGGTCCCCACTCTGCGCGATAAAATTCGCGAGGTAATCGTCGGCCAGGAATACATGATTGACCGCCTGATCGTTGGCCTTCTCGCCAATGGACACGTCCTCCTTGAGGGAGTTCCCGGACTCGCAAAGACCCTCTCGGTGCGAACTTTGGCCACAGCAATTAGGGCAGACTTTTCCCGCATCCAATTCACCCCGGACCTTCTCCCAGCGGACGTGATCGGAACACTGATCTACAACCCACAGACCAGCGAATTTCAGACGAGAAAGGGCCCGATTTTTGCCAACGTTGTCCTTGCCGATGAGATCAATCGAGCACCCGCAAAAGTGCAGAGCGCTCTCTTGGAAGCGATGCAGGAAAGACAGGTGACTTTGGGCGACGAAACTCATCACCTCCCCGCTCCCTTTTTGGTGCTGGCTACTGAGAACCCGATTGACCAGGAAGGGACCTACCCTCTCCCCGAAGCACAGGTCGACCGTTTTATGCTCAAGCTCAAGGTCGACTACCCGGAGAAGAAAGAGGAGCTGCGGATCCTTCAGGAGATGGCGACGACTAAGCCAAATACGACCGTGGATCCAGTAATTGGCCTTGAAGAGATTCTTCGCGCCCGGGAAACAGTCGATAAGATCTACGTCGATCCAAAGCTACAGCAATACGTCGTCGATCTCGTTTTTGCTACCAGGAAACCCAGTGAATACGGACTCGATATGGATCACTTCATTCAGTTCGGTGGGAGTCCAAGGGCCACGATTTCACTCGTGCTTGCTGCGAAAGCTTGGGCGTTTCTCCAAGGGCGCGGCTATGTCACTCCCCATGATATTAAGACAATCGGCATGGACGTTCTGCGGCATCGGATCATCCCTTCCTACGAAGCAGAAGCGGAGGGCTACTCCAGCGAGCCAATCATCTCCCGCGTTTTCGACACGATTGCTGTCCCCTAG
- a CDS encoding NADP-dependent isocitrate dehydrogenase has product MSESTSITVAKGDGIGPEIMDATLHIIQEAGASLDIEEISIGEKEYLAGNTAGIAPGSFDSILQTKVFLKAPITTPQGGGYKSLNVTTRKALGLYANVRPCVSYHPFVDTKHPKMDVVIVRENEEDLYAGIEHQQTVDVTQCLKLITRQGTERIVRYAFEYAKANNRKKVTCFTKDNIMKITDGLFHKVFEEIAPEYPDIENEHWIVDIGAAKLADTPENFDVVVMPNLYGDILSDVAAQIAGSVGLAGSSNIGPEHAMFEAIHGSAPRRAGQNLANPSGLFLGSILMLIHIGQIEAAERAHNAWLKTIEEGIHTYDIFKEGVSTEKVGTKEFAQAVAERVGQEPETLPAVSYNKGAASFETNPPYDRPVVVRELVGVDVFCEFKGTTDEIAALLQKCNGEDLKLRMISSRGMSVWPDGFSTTLLCDHWRCRFLIEDPENGGPLPHSEVIALLDRVNKSGLEFIKTEGLYYFDGKPAFQMGQGQK; this is encoded by the coding sequence ATGAGCGAATCTACGAGCATCACGGTCGCCAAAGGCGACGGAATCGGTCCCGAAATCATGGACGCTACCCTCCACATCATTCAGGAGGCGGGCGCGAGTCTGGACATTGAAGAAATTTCGATTGGAGAGAAGGAGTATCTCGCGGGTAACACGGCAGGAATTGCACCCGGTTCGTTCGATTCTATTCTACAAACGAAGGTTTTTCTCAAAGCTCCGATTACCACCCCTCAGGGAGGTGGCTACAAGAGCTTGAACGTTACCACGCGGAAGGCTCTCGGTCTTTATGCAAATGTCCGTCCCTGCGTTTCCTACCATCCATTTGTAGACACCAAACATCCCAAGATGGACGTGGTGATTGTTCGGGAAAATGAGGAAGACCTTTATGCCGGGATTGAGCACCAACAAACTGTTGATGTCACCCAATGCTTGAAGCTGATTACGCGTCAGGGAACAGAGCGGATCGTTCGTTACGCGTTTGAATATGCGAAGGCAAACAACCGTAAGAAGGTCACCTGCTTCACCAAGGACAACATCATGAAGATCACGGACGGCCTCTTTCACAAGGTCTTCGAGGAGATTGCTCCTGAGTACCCGGACATTGAGAACGAGCACTGGATTGTCGATATCGGTGCGGCAAAACTTGCTGACACACCCGAGAATTTTGACGTGGTCGTGATGCCCAATCTTTATGGGGATATCCTAAGCGACGTAGCGGCACAGATTGCTGGTTCGGTTGGTCTTGCCGGTTCCTCGAACATTGGGCCAGAGCACGCGATGTTTGAGGCCATTCACGGTTCGGCTCCCCGGCGCGCAGGACAGAACCTAGCGAACCCTTCAGGCCTTTTCCTCGGTTCGATCCTCATGTTGATCCATATCGGTCAGATTGAAGCGGCGGAGCGTGCACACAACGCTTGGTTGAAGACCATCGAAGAGGGGATCCATACCTACGATATTTTCAAGGAAGGCGTAAGCACTGAAAAGGTAGGCACGAAGGAATTCGCTCAGGCGGTCGCGGAACGGGTCGGACAGGAACCTGAAACCCTCCCCGCTGTCTCTTACAACAAGGGTGCAGCCAGCTTTGAAACTAACCCCCCGTATGATCGTCCAGTTGTTGTGCGTGAACTCGTCGGAGTAGACGTTTTCTGCGAGTTCAAAGGCACAACCGATGAGATTGCAGCGCTCCTCCAAAAGTGTAACGGCGAGGATTTGAAGCTTCGTATGATCTCGAGTCGGGGAATGTCGGTATGGCCGGATGGTTTCTCCACGACTCTTCTCTGCGATCACTGGCGTTGCCGCTTTCTCATCGAAGACCCAGAAAATGGTGGACCACTTCCTCATTCGGAAGTGATTGCGCTTTTAGACCGCGTCAACAAGTCCGGTCTCGAGTTCATCAAGACAGAGGGTTTATACTACTTCGACGGAAAGCCTGCGTTCCAGATGGGACAGGGGCAGAAGTGA
- a CDS encoding helix-turn-helix transcriptional regulator produces the protein MHRTITVLRQAASQKDWTMSDLARAAGMYPAQLSKVARGRALSPEMLQRVLRLWPQSIQTEIAMAWITDLLEEAGVDPTTIAIRPAETVVSGLGDDLTVINEMMTEEPDLSAMIRRMADMARESRGRTWDRPLQAAEDPIPYPAKPKKNTGQTQNQGRPPTSSDPIPGPDQTA, from the coding sequence ATGCACCGGACGATTACTGTTCTTCGCCAAGCGGCCTCTCAAAAAGACTGGACGATGTCAGATCTCGCTCGAGCAGCAGGAATGTATCCTGCGCAACTAAGCAAAGTTGCTCGCGGGCGAGCCCTTTCTCCTGAGATGCTTCAACGAGTGCTGAGGCTGTGGCCTCAGTCTATCCAAACGGAAATCGCAATGGCTTGGATCACCGATTTACTTGAAGAAGCTGGAGTTGATCCGACGACAATTGCAATTCGGCCGGCCGAGACTGTAGTAAGTGGATTAGGAGACGACCTTACAGTCATCAACGAAATGATGACCGAAGAGCCTGATCTTTCGGCGATGATTCGCCGAATGGCCGACATGGCTCGAGAATCCCGTGGAAGGACTTGGGACCGCCCGCTGCAAGCCGCTGAAGATCCGATACCCTACCCTGCAAAGCCAAAAAAAAACACAGGTCAAACGCAAAACCAAGGACGACCCCCGACAAGTTCTGATCCAATTCCCGGACCAGACCAAACGGCCTAA
- a CDS encoding DnaB-like helicase C-terminal domain-containing protein codes for MDTRVSADFEEAGVRTPHSIDVERAVLASLMREDSGVAFFGDCVAAGVREEAFFRPAHRNIWTGVVGVHERGIDVDEIAVENELHGRGLLEETGGRSAINEVSESVSSTSFAESWLKQLVDLWKMRQAQRAVRALLEVVQEPAADFREVQGRMTEFLTELNGLSLEERHESPSEMAARVEKNFNAWLDGREEEIDRSREVVWGIPPLDDTFGAINPAKGEFLILLGADSGKGKSALARQVVWNNRRKGKRVATFLLETSQELWPEQAVSQQAQINLEVDAEATRLGKRGEEKIERARELMTQWRRWIDDEELLMDEVSRSSAQIAARVKQFEARTGRVDLIVVDYLQEMTAPKAGVRTDETLHQNCQELKALAKECGCPLILISAINNTYDAKFGPSENDFRGSRAISYAADVSFMMWRPEEDANGNAQKDVKDNGEPRLTFQQKIKRVKGRGRALGWTWVTFQPRYTLFWGLPKPEMRGRKPHDKELEEAEEF; via the coding sequence ATGGATACACGGGTGAGCGCGGATTTTGAAGAGGCGGGGGTGAGGACGCCGCATTCTATTGATGTGGAGCGGGCGGTGTTGGCCTCGCTGATGCGGGAGGATTCTGGGGTGGCTTTTTTTGGGGATTGCGTGGCTGCGGGGGTTAGGGAGGAGGCGTTTTTCCGCCCGGCGCACCGGAATATTTGGACGGGGGTTGTGGGGGTTCACGAGCGGGGGATCGATGTGGATGAGATCGCGGTGGAGAATGAGTTGCATGGGCGGGGGCTGCTGGAGGAAACGGGCGGCCGGTCGGCGATCAATGAGGTGTCGGAGTCGGTCAGTAGTACGTCGTTTGCGGAGAGTTGGTTGAAGCAGTTGGTGGATTTGTGGAAGATGCGTCAGGCGCAGCGGGCGGTGAGGGCGTTGCTGGAGGTGGTGCAGGAGCCAGCGGCGGATTTCCGCGAGGTGCAGGGGCGGATGACGGAGTTTCTGACGGAGTTGAATGGTTTGTCGCTGGAGGAGCGTCACGAGTCGCCAAGTGAGATGGCGGCGCGGGTGGAAAAAAACTTCAATGCGTGGCTGGATGGGCGCGAGGAGGAGATTGACCGGAGCCGTGAGGTGGTGTGGGGGATACCGCCGTTGGATGACACGTTTGGAGCGATCAATCCGGCGAAGGGGGAGTTCCTGATTTTGCTGGGGGCCGATAGTGGCAAGGGGAAATCAGCGTTGGCGCGGCAGGTTGTTTGGAATAACCGCAGGAAGGGGAAACGGGTGGCAACGTTTCTACTGGAGACTTCACAGGAGCTTTGGCCAGAGCAGGCAGTCTCGCAACAGGCGCAGATCAATCTGGAGGTGGATGCGGAGGCGACGCGGCTGGGCAAGAGGGGCGAGGAAAAGATTGAGCGGGCGCGGGAGTTGATGACGCAGTGGCGGCGGTGGATCGATGATGAGGAGTTGTTGATGGATGAGGTGTCGCGGTCGAGTGCGCAGATTGCGGCGCGGGTGAAGCAGTTTGAGGCGCGGACGGGCCGGGTGGATTTGATTGTTGTCGATTATTTACAGGAGATGACAGCCCCAAAGGCGGGGGTGCGCACGGATGAGACTTTGCACCAGAATTGCCAGGAGTTGAAGGCATTGGCCAAGGAGTGTGGGTGCCCGTTGATTTTGATCAGCGCGATCAACAATACTTACGATGCCAAGTTTGGGCCGAGTGAGAATGATTTTCGCGGGAGCCGGGCGATTTCCTATGCGGCGGATGTGTCGTTTATGATGTGGCGGCCGGAGGAGGATGCCAATGGGAATGCGCAGAAGGATGTGAAGGACAATGGTGAGCCGAGGTTGACGTTCCAGCAGAAGATCAAGCGGGTGAAGGGGCGTGGGCGTGCGTTGGGGTGGACGTGGGTGACGTTCCAGCCGCGTTATACTCTTTTCTGGGGGTTGCCGAAGCCGGAGATGCGGGGGCGCAAGCCGCATGATAAGGAGCTGGAGGAGGCGGAGGAGTTTTGA